The following proteins are encoded in a genomic region of Arvicanthis niloticus isolate mArvNil1 chromosome 21, mArvNil1.pat.X, whole genome shotgun sequence:
- the Tmem158 gene encoding transmembrane protein 158: MLPLLAALLAAACPLSPAHGGATGAPGLAGTPPNASANATFTGEHSAPRLLASAASAPPERAGPEEAPAAPCNISVQRQMLSSLLVRWGRPRGLQCDLLLFSTNAHGRAFFAAAFHRVGPPLLIEHLGLAAGGAQQDLRLCVGCGWVRGRLRAPAGAPTALPAYPAAEPGPLWLQGEPRHFCCLDFSLEELQGEPGWRLNRKPIESTLVACFMTLVIVVWSVAALIWPVPIIAGFLPNGMEQRRTTAGAPAAAPAAVPAGTTAAAAAAAAAAAAAAAVTSGVTPK, translated from the coding sequence ATGCTGCCCCTTCTCGCCGCGCTACTGGCCGCCGCCTGCCCGCTGTCGCCGGCGCACGGCGGGGCCACGGGTGCGCCCGGCCTGGCCGGGACGCCCCCAAACGCCTCGGCCAACGCGACCTTCACCGGCGAACACTCCGCCCCACGTCTGCTGGCATCGGCGGCATCGGCGCCCCCGGAGCGCGCGGGCCCAGAGGAGGCTCCGGCGGCGCCCTGCAACATCAGCGTGCAACGACAGATGCTGAGCTCGCTGCTCGTGCGCTGGGGCCGCCCGCGGGGCTTGCAGTGCGACCTGCTGCTCTTCTCTACCAACGCGCACGGCCGCGCCTTCTTCGCCGCCGCCTTCCACCGCGTCGGGCCGCCGCTGCTCATCGAGCATCTGGGGCTGGCGGCCGGCGGCGCGCAGCAAGACCTGCGCCTGTGCGTGGGCTGCGGCTGGGTGCGCGGCCGCCTGCGGGCTCCCGCCGGGGCTCCCACCGCGCTGCCTGCCTACCCCGCGGCCGAGCCCGGGCCGCTGTGGCTGCAGGGTGAGCCTCGTCACTTCTGCTGCCTGGACTTCAGCCTGGAGGAGCTGCAGGGCGAGCCAGGCTGGCGGCTGAACCGCAAGCCCATCGAGTCCACGCTGGTGGCCTGCTTCATGACCCTGGTCATCGTGGTGTGGAGCGTGGCCGCCCTCATCTGGCCGGTGCCCATCATTGCCGGCTTCCTGCCCAACGGCATGGAGCAGCGCCGGACCACCGCCGGCGCCCCCGCGGCCGCTCCCGCAGCCGTACCCGCGGGGActaccgccgccgccgccgccgctgctgctgcagctgccgcGGCCGCGGCCGTCACCTCGGGGGTGACTCCCAAGTGA